One window of Botrimarina mediterranea genomic DNA carries:
- a CDS encoding LOG family protein — MVNKPSKHIGPSARKPAEPMDVAPDFSLDARKQVLPPEVEANREAILASPTYVLAEKDTEWLRDSSMRPVRMQLELQKTELLLVRAGIKSTVVVFGGTQIVPREEAESKLAAAKAELAAAPDSQTAKRAVVRAEARLKKSRFYNECREFAKIVSGRCQLDGKCEFVVTTGGGPGVMEAGNRGAFEIGAKTIGLNIELPHEQEPNPYITPELCFQFHYFAMRKFHFILRAAALVVFPGGFGTLDELFNTLCLRQTGRMQAIPIILYGKEYWDSVINFQALADEGVIADEHLDLISYAETPQEAWDLIAKFHNVV; from the coding sequence ATGGTCAACAAGCCCTCCAAGCACATCGGCCCCTCCGCCCGTAAGCCCGCGGAGCCGATGGACGTCGCGCCCGACTTCTCGCTCGATGCGCGGAAGCAGGTGCTCCCGCCCGAAGTCGAGGCCAACCGCGAGGCGATCCTCGCTTCTCCCACCTACGTGCTAGCGGAGAAAGACACCGAGTGGCTCCGCGACTCTTCAATGCGACCGGTGCGGATGCAGCTGGAGCTGCAGAAGACCGAGCTCTTGCTGGTCCGGGCCGGCATCAAGAGCACCGTTGTTGTCTTTGGCGGCACACAGATCGTCCCGCGCGAAGAGGCCGAGTCGAAGCTCGCCGCGGCGAAGGCGGAGCTCGCCGCAGCGCCCGACAGCCAAACCGCAAAGCGCGCCGTCGTCCGCGCCGAAGCCCGCCTCAAGAAGAGCCGCTTCTACAACGAGTGCCGTGAGTTCGCGAAGATCGTCAGCGGGCGTTGCCAGCTCGACGGCAAGTGCGAGTTCGTCGTCACCACCGGCGGCGGGCCGGGCGTCATGGAGGCGGGCAATCGCGGCGCGTTCGAGATCGGCGCCAAGACGATCGGCCTCAATATCGAGCTGCCGCACGAGCAAGAGCCAAACCCTTACATCACACCGGAGCTGTGCTTTCAGTTTCACTACTTCGCGATGCGGAAGTTCCACTTCATCCTCCGCGCGGCGGCATTGGTGGTCTTCCCTGGCGGCTTCGGCACGCTCGACGAACTATTCAACACGCTCTGCCTCCGTCAGACCGGCCGCATGCAGGCGATCCCGATCATCCTCTACGGCAAAGAGTACTGGGACTCGGTGATCAACTTCCAGGCGCTCGCCGACGAGGGCGTCATCGCCGACGAGCACCTCGACCTGATCAGCTACGCCGAGACACCCCAAGAGGCATGGGACCTCATCGCGAAGTTCCACAACGTGGTGTGA
- a CDS encoding endonuclease/exonuclease/phosphatase family protein: MLHRQTTKIATWLSVGSASLSAACAMTSTGTFIDRHRPDDLRVVSYNVYFNSALFSNNGADPTTPSRFQRLVKAMDPDILALQEMSPGTAEEVATLLNGLIPLPGSAGWQTHQVSDNVIASRHPFLLTTGSVGHADALIDLPDDRHASDIYVMNDHWPCCTNEIGRQREADRMVRWIDGLRSPDGLATETPFVVVGDLNTVGSGQPLRTLLTGDIVDASLGADSPPDWDGTPLSNATPLHNGVGPDRYTWRNDSDVFDPGVLDHIIYTDSVLETANRFVLNTMAMNEVELLATSLEAEDVMITTSQGFYDHLPLVVDFRERPLSMVGDFNRDGFVDEADYDTWRLQFNAVSAPPADGNGDGVVNAADYTVWRDAHSASLMASALPEPCSLSLVAIALVVCPTGDRRFRARDEA, translated from the coding sequence TTGTTGCACCGACAAACGACGAAGATTGCGACGTGGCTTAGTGTTGGCTCCGCATCGCTGTCGGCGGCGTGCGCGATGACGTCAACGGGAACTTTCATCGATCGCCATCGACCTGACGACTTGCGAGTCGTCAGCTACAACGTCTACTTCAATAGCGCTTTGTTCTCTAACAACGGCGCTGACCCTACGACGCCAAGCCGCTTTCAGCGGCTCGTCAAGGCGATGGACCCGGACATACTCGCGCTTCAGGAGATGTCGCCCGGGACGGCCGAGGAGGTCGCGACGTTGCTCAACGGATTAATCCCATTACCCGGAAGCGCCGGCTGGCAAACGCACCAAGTCTCAGACAACGTTATCGCCAGCCGGCACCCCTTTCTCTTGACGACGGGCAGCGTCGGCCACGCCGACGCTTTGATCGACTTGCCCGACGATCGGCACGCATCGGACATCTACGTGATGAACGATCACTGGCCCTGCTGCACCAACGAGATAGGACGGCAGAGGGAGGCGGACCGCATGGTCCGTTGGATCGACGGATTGCGCAGTCCCGACGGACTTGCTACTGAGACCCCCTTTGTCGTGGTGGGCGATCTAAACACGGTTGGAAGCGGTCAGCCTCTACGGACTCTACTGACAGGCGACATTGTCGACGCGTCCCTGGGAGCCGACTCTCCCCCCGACTGGGACGGCACGCCTCTTTCAAATGCTACGCCACTTCATAACGGCGTAGGACCCGATCGCTACACATGGCGCAACGACTCAGACGTCTTCGATCCGGGCGTCCTCGACCACATCATTTACACCGACAGTGTTCTCGAGACGGCGAACCGCTTCGTTCTCAACACGATGGCGATGAATGAGGTGGAACTGTTGGCGACTTCTCTCGAGGCCGAAGATGTTATGATCACGACTTCTCAGGGTTTTTACGATCACCTGCCGCTGGTTGTCGACTTTCGCGAGCGTCCGTTGTCGATGGTGGGTGACTTTAACCGAGACGGTTTCGTCGACGAAGCCGACTACGATACTTGGCGCCTCCAGTTCAATGCGGTGAGCGCGCCTCCGGCCGACGGCAATGGAGATGGCGTCGTCAACGCGGCCGATTACACGGTCTGGCGCGACGCACATAGCGCTTCTCTAATGGCGTCTGCATTGCCGGAGCCATGCAGCCTATCGCTTGTTGCGATTGCATTGGTCGTTTGCCCCACCGGCGATCGCAGATTCCGTGCCCGTGACGAAGCCTAA
- a CDS encoding glycoside hydrolase family 18 protein yields the protein MTSFVRTLALFLALSALPAAAERVMVGYFATFGNLAVEQIPWDGLTHLSHCYLSLDAGGKVLATDAVPNGALTAEGRKNGVPVLVVVGGGNSVAGLEKATAAESSTKQLAADIVKVVADGKYDGVDLNWEFPRDAATSEGHARLLAELRRQLNAEAKRMQRKSPYLMTTSVSASPDFGQWIDAKRIVPLVDWLGVMAYDMADPWSLHAAHHAPLFPSSLDPEREKRSVATATRYWERQRGVPKDKLVVGVPFYGRSMPVAKPFEQLDPEQRRRHQVMAFSAVRKLVDEGWRAEWDNESRAPWLSSPEPPNEPNAESDAPLRTVDENVYDGPVLISYDDRNSVHGKAVWANEQGYRGMYFWAIHQDRMPDGRHWLIDAANNAWPKE from the coding sequence ATGACTTCTTTCGTCCGCACTCTCGCGTTATTCCTTGCTCTTTCCGCTCTGCCCGCCGCCGCCGAACGGGTCATGGTTGGTTACTTCGCCACGTTCGGGAATCTCGCCGTCGAACAGATCCCGTGGGACGGACTCACGCACCTAAGCCACTGCTATTTAAGCCTCGACGCCGGGGGGAAGGTCCTCGCGACCGATGCGGTTCCCAACGGCGCGCTCACCGCTGAGGGCCGCAAGAACGGCGTGCCCGTGCTCGTTGTGGTGGGCGGCGGGAACTCCGTGGCGGGGCTTGAAAAGGCAACGGCTGCCGAATCTTCGACGAAGCAACTCGCCGCCGACATCGTGAAGGTCGTCGCCGACGGCAAGTACGACGGCGTCGATCTCAACTGGGAGTTCCCGCGCGACGCCGCCACAAGCGAGGGCCACGCCCGCCTGCTCGCCGAGCTGCGTCGCCAACTCAATGCCGAGGCGAAGCGGATGCAACGCAAGTCGCCCTACCTAATGACGACCTCTGTCAGCGCTTCGCCTGACTTCGGTCAGTGGATCGACGCCAAGAGGATTGTCCCGCTTGTCGATTGGCTCGGCGTCATGGCGTACGACATGGCCGATCCCTGGTCGTTACACGCCGCCCACCACGCGCCGCTCTTCCCATCGTCGCTCGACCCCGAGCGAGAGAAACGCAGCGTCGCTACGGCGACACGGTACTGGGAGCGGCAGCGCGGCGTGCCCAAGGACAAGCTCGTCGTCGGCGTCCCCTTCTACGGCCGTTCGATGCCGGTGGCGAAGCCATTTGAGCAACTCGATCCCGAGCAGCGACGGCGTCACCAAGTCATGGCGTTTTCGGCGGTTCGCAAGCTTGTCGACGAAGGCTGGCGCGCCGAGTGGGACAACGAGAGCCGGGCGCCGTGGCTCAGCAGCCCCGAACCGCCGAACGAGCCGAATGCAGAGAGTGACGCGCCGCTCAGGACCGTCGACGAGAATGTCTACGACGGGCCGGTGTTAATCAGCTACGACGACCGCAACTCGGTCCACGGCAAAGCCGTCTGGGCCAACGAGCAGGGCTATCGCGGCATGTACTTCTGGGCGATCCACCAGGACCGCATGCCCGACGGCCGCCACTGGCTCATCGACGCCGCAAACAACGCATGGCCCAAGGAATAG
- a CDS encoding glycosyltransferase family 2 protein, whose translation MSLLEQLEKEVAATVATPHSAAYEPPAAEEAIHRRIERTLAEAEAALEEARRHGDLALDVPARRKTDRPVNTRLKVSVLMPVYNEMATIREIVARVRDQARHDEVLIVDDCSTDGTRDVLIELDRECDDVRVVLHGYNKGKGAALRTALSHARGDIVLVQDADLEYDPADYAKLIEPIQRGEADVVYGSRFLVNAEQDPSRMHRFGNWMLTAASNLTTGLHLTDMETCYKAMRRDALRGVLIRENRFGFEPEITAKLARRGCRFKEVPIAYNSRGWEEGKKIGPRDAFRALWCIGRYAFWD comes from the coding sequence ATGAGTCTGCTAGAACAGCTTGAGAAAGAAGTCGCCGCCACTGTCGCGACGCCCCATTCCGCTGCTTACGAACCGCCAGCAGCGGAAGAGGCGATTCATAGGCGGATTGAACGGACTCTCGCCGAGGCCGAGGCAGCGCTCGAAGAAGCCCGTCGCCACGGCGACTTGGCCCTCGACGTTCCTGCGCGTCGCAAGACCGACCGCCCCGTTAACACGCGGCTCAAGGTCTCGGTCTTGATGCCGGTCTATAACGAGATGGCGACGATCCGTGAGATCGTCGCCCGCGTCCGCGATCAAGCGCGGCACGACGAGGTCCTGATCGTTGACGATTGCAGCACCGATGGCACGCGCGATGTGCTGATTGAGTTGGACCGCGAGTGCGACGACGTGCGTGTCGTCCTGCACGGTTACAACAAGGGCAAGGGCGCGGCGCTGCGGACGGCGCTGTCGCATGCGCGAGGCGATATCGTCCTGGTTCAAGACGCCGATCTCGAGTACGACCCCGCCGACTACGCCAAGCTGATCGAGCCTATCCAACGGGGCGAGGCCGACGTGGTCTATGGCTCGCGGTTCCTCGTGAACGCCGAGCAGGACCCGTCGCGGATGCACCGGTTTGGCAACTGGATGCTCACCGCCGCGTCAAACCTGACGACGGGGCTCCACCTGACGGACATGGAGACCTGTTACAAGGCGATGCGCCGAGACGCGCTGCGCGGCGTTCTCATCCGCGAGAACCGCTTCGGCTTCGAACCCGAGATCACCGCGAAGCTCGCCCGCCGCGGCTGCCGATTCAAAGAGGTCCCGATCGCCTACAACAGCCGCGGGTGGGAAGAGGGGAAGAAGATCGGCCCACGCGACGCCTTCCGGGCGCTGTGGTGCATTGGACGCTACGCGTTTTGGGATTGA
- the rimI gene encoding ribosomal protein S18-alanine N-acetyltransferase, translated as MPITETYTRLDVHIRWMIRRDMEQVLQIEKSAFEFPWSEEDFVACLRRRNCIGMVAERGDRVLGFMIYELHKTRLHLLNFAVAADTRRRHVGSQMVEKLIAKLSSQRRTRLSLEVRETNLDAQLFFKQTGFRATSVLRDFYDDSPEDAYLMQYYHRAGEIEFLPVDGANLRMAG; from the coding sequence ATGCCGATCACCGAAACCTACACGCGGCTCGACGTCCACATCCGCTGGATGATCCGCCGCGATATGGAACAGGTGCTCCAGATCGAGAAGTCGGCGTTCGAGTTCCCATGGAGCGAGGAAGACTTCGTCGCCTGCCTGCGCCGCCGCAACTGCATCGGCATGGTCGCCGAACGCGGCGACCGCGTGCTGGGCTTCATGATCTATGAACTCCACAAAACGCGCCTCCACCTGCTGAACTTTGCCGTCGCCGCCGACACACGCCGCCGCCATGTCGGCTCGCAGATGGTCGAGAAGCTGATCGCCAAGCTCAGCAGCCAGCGCCGGACGCGTCTGTCGCTCGAAGTGCGTGAGACCAACCTCGACGCGCAGCTCTTCTTCAAGCAAACCGGCTTCCGCGCCACGAGCGTCCTCCGTGACTTCTATGACGACTCGCCGGAAGACGCCTACCTGATGCAGTACTACCACCGCGCCGGCGAGATCGAGTTCCTGCCGGTCGATGGGGCGAATTTGCGGATGGCGGGCTGA
- a CDS encoding YfcE family phosphodiesterase yields MRIGVVSDTHGSVDHTRPAIRMLESLEVEVVLHCGDIGSAELVEMFAPWPTHFVFGNCDYDQAELRRAIEAAGQTCHELFGDIELAGVRIALLHSHDRGAFRSAIQSGDYALVCYGHTHIAAADKQGDTLVLNPGALYRADRHTIAVVELPTVEATHVGVS; encoded by the coding sequence ATGCGTATTGGCGTTGTTAGCGACACCCACGGCTCGGTCGATCACACGCGGCCGGCGATTCGGATGCTTGAGTCGCTGGAGGTCGAGGTCGTGCTGCATTGCGGCGACATCGGGTCGGCCGAGCTGGTTGAGATGTTCGCCCCGTGGCCGACGCACTTTGTGTTCGGCAACTGCGACTACGACCAGGCTGAGTTGCGCCGCGCGATCGAGGCGGCGGGCCAGACGTGCCACGAGCTGTTCGGCGATATCGAGCTAGCCGGCGTGCGGATCGCGCTGCTACACAGCCACGACCGCGGCGCGTTCCGCAGCGCCATCCAGTCGGGCGATTACGCCCTCGTCTGCTACGGCCACACGCACATCGCCGCGGCCGACAAGCAGGGCGACACGCTGGTGCTCAACCCCGGGGCGCTCTATCGCGCGGACCGGCACACGATCGCGGTGGTAGAGCTGCCGACAGTGGAAGCGACACACGTGGGTGTCTCGTGA
- a CDS encoding ATP-grasp domain-containing protein: MSSVVPSERPTRLAIVGASVRAAAQSALRAGFEVVGADLFADADLDGVCPITKIEDYPHGFVDWLAKQDVDAWMYTGALENYPDLVDQMAAIRPLWGVSGEALRRCRDPSEYGYHLFKADVPYPATIRATPGKSYKTYWPWGPSLAKSYRQSNGAGVWRINNQDDYDRAVNLGMYIQDHLQEGESLSALFVADTQGATLLGLSEQLVGDSDNEFHYRGSIGPLAPSVSHAITLDNLGRCLSSSLGLRGVVGVDLIQFEQLLCVIEINPRYTASVEVIERANGVSAVAAHAACFAEGLEPGTESQPGKHVGKRILYAAEPIQVGESLAGELLELHRAGRVADVPRAGTAIGAGEPICTILVESESCSAVAEGLDALAEILLARFATRG; the protein is encoded by the coding sequence GTGTCATCCGTGGTTCCTTCAGAACGACCAACTCGCCTCGCGATCGTCGGCGCCAGTGTCCGCGCCGCGGCGCAGTCGGCGCTGCGGGCAGGGTTTGAGGTGGTTGGCGCCGATCTGTTTGCCGACGCCGATCTTGATGGGGTTTGTCCGATCACGAAGATCGAGGATTACCCGCACGGCTTCGTCGATTGGCTTGCGAAGCAGGATGTCGATGCGTGGATGTACACGGGGGCGCTGGAGAACTACCCGGACCTTGTCGATCAGATGGCGGCGATTAGGCCGCTGTGGGGTGTGAGCGGTGAGGCGCTGCGGCGATGCCGTGATCCTTCTGAATACGGCTACCATCTCTTCAAGGCGGATGTTCCCTATCCCGCGACGATAAGAGCAACTCCAGGTAAATCCTACAAAACTTACTGGCCATGGGGGCCGTCACTGGCCAAATCGTACCGGCAAAGTAACGGGGCGGGCGTATGGCGGATCAACAACCAAGACGACTACGATCGAGCAGTCAATCTCGGAATGTATATCCAGGATCACCTGCAGGAGGGCGAGAGTCTCTCTGCCTTGTTTGTCGCCGATACCCAAGGCGCAACGCTGCTTGGACTGTCCGAACAACTTGTCGGAGATAGTGACAACGAATTCCATTACCGAGGGTCGATCGGCCCGCTGGCGCCTTCTGTTTCTCACGCGATCACCTTGGACAACCTTGGCCGTTGCCTAAGCAGTTCGCTCGGTCTTCGAGGGGTTGTCGGTGTCGATCTCATTCAGTTTGAGCAGCTTCTTTGCGTAATCGAGATCAACCCTCGCTACACGGCGTCGGTCGAAGTGATCGAACGAGCGAACGGCGTTTCGGCGGTCGCGGCGCATGCGGCGTGCTTTGCTGAGGGGCTTGAACCGGGTACTGAGTCACAACCCGGTAAGCACGTCGGCAAACGCATCCTTTACGCTGCGGAGCCGATCCAGGTTGGAGAGTCGCTCGCTGGCGAATTGCTCGAACTTCATCGCGCGGGTCGCGTGGCGGATGTCCCTCGCGCGGGGACGGCGATCGGGGCGGGAGAACCGATCTGTACGATCTTGGTAGAATCAGAGTCTTGCTCAGCGGTTGCGGAAGGGCTGGATGCTCTCGCTGAAATCTTGCTTGCCCGGTTCGCTACCCGCGGCTAG
- a CDS encoding nucleotide pyrophosphohydrolase gives MPTERTEANRADRGDDATTVAELRQLVEDFVAERDWSRYHSPKNLAMSIAIEAAELMEHFQWLDPAEAQAVVADPTKRAAAAEELADVVGYCFAMSGALGVDLSQTVRAKMRRNHEKYPAAVFRGKPSYERPKD, from the coding sequence ATGCCAACCGAACGAACCGAAGCTAACAGGGCCGATCGCGGCGACGACGCCACCACCGTCGCCGAACTCCGTCAGCTTGTTGAAGACTTCGTCGCCGAGCGCGACTGGTCGCGTTATCATTCGCCAAAGAACCTGGCGATGTCGATCGCGATCGAAGCGGCCGAGCTGATGGAGCACTTTCAGTGGCTCGACCCGGCCGAAGCCCAGGCCGTCGTCGCCGACCCAACAAAGCGTGCCGCCGCCGCAGAAGAACTGGCCGATGTGGTGGGCTACTGCTTCGCGATGTCGGGCGCGCTGGGCGTGGACCTCTCGCAAACCGTGCGGGCCAAAATGCGCCGCAACCATGAGAAGTACCCGGCGGCGGTGTTCCGCGGGAAGCCGAGTTATGAGCGCCCGAAGGATTAG
- the larC gene encoding nickel pincer cofactor biosynthesis protein LarC → MRIAYLDCASGVSGDMTLGALVDAGVDLAAIQAGLDSLAWPDNTPNCRLIATQVKKQGFRATQVVVEHEPEHAHRHLHHIQKMIDGGSLTPRAHTLATAIFRRIAEAEAKVHGSTLEKVHFHEVGAIDSIADIVGAAIGWDLLNVDEVHCAPVPTGSGFIQIAHGRCAIPAPATAELLMGVPLAEHPPTGPVVGELTTPTGAAIVKELAKSFGPLPAMTIERIGFGAGQKDFDHPNVLRLVVGTKSGEAAPSSDPVSTIVLLETNLDDSSGEAIGDCVERLWAAGALDVALSPLQMKKHRPGVLLTVQATPADAERLATIVFRHTTALGMRRQTVERIVLPRRKVTVTTPWGETSGVVATLPGGAGERFTPEYEDCKALADGAGVTVRDVSQAASAAWGGQ, encoded by the coding sequence ATGCGTATCGCTTACCTCGACTGTGCTAGCGGCGTCAGCGGTGATATGACGCTGGGCGCCCTCGTGGACGCCGGCGTTGATCTCGCCGCGATCCAGGCCGGGCTCGACTCGCTCGCCTGGCCCGACAACACGCCCAACTGCCGCCTCATCGCCACACAGGTCAAGAAGCAGGGTTTCCGGGCGACGCAGGTCGTCGTCGAGCACGAGCCCGAGCACGCCCACCGGCACCTGCACCACATCCAGAAGATGATCGACGGCGGGTCGCTCACGCCGCGGGCCCACACGCTAGCGACCGCCATCTTCCGCCGCATCGCCGAGGCCGAGGCGAAGGTCCACGGCTCGACGCTCGAGAAGGTCCACTTCCACGAAGTCGGCGCCATCGACTCGATCGCCGACATTGTCGGCGCCGCAATCGGCTGGGACCTCTTGAACGTGGACGAAGTCCACTGCGCGCCGGTGCCAACTGGCAGCGGCTTCATCCAGATCGCCCACGGCCGCTGCGCAATCCCCGCGCCGGCGACGGCCGAGCTCTTGATGGGCGTGCCCCTCGCCGAGCACCCGCCCACGGGTCCGGTCGTCGGCGAGCTCACGACGCCCACCGGCGCCGCCATCGTCAAAGAGCTCGCCAAGTCGTTCGGTCCGCTGCCGGCGATGACGATCGAGCGCATCGGCTTCGGCGCGGGCCAGAAGGACTTCGATCACCCGAACGTGTTGCGACTTGTTGTCGGCACGAAGAGCGGCGAAGCGGCGCCATCGAGCGACCCCGTATCGACGATCGTCCTGTTGGAAACGAATCTCGACGACTCGTCGGGCGAGGCGATCGGCGACTGCGTCGAACGCCTCTGGGCCGCCGGCGCGCTCGACGTGGCGCTGTCGCCCTTGCAGATGAAGAAGCACCGCCCGGGCGTGTTGCTCACCGTGCAAGCGACGCCCGCCGATGCCGAACGGCTCGCCACCATCGTTTTCCGTCACACCACGGCACTAGGCATGCGTCGCCAAACGGTCGAGCGGATCGTCCTGCCACGGCGGAAGGTGACGGTTACCACTCCCTGGGGCGAGACGTCCGGTGTCGTCGCCACGCTCCCCGGCGGGGCCGGCGAACGATTCACGCCCGAGTACGAGGATTGCAAAGCCCTCGCTGACGGCGCAGGCGTAACGGTCCGTGATGTGAGCCAAGCCGCAAGCGCCGCTTGGGGCGGACAGTAA
- the fliM gene encoding flagellar motor switch protein FliM yields the protein MSDEVLSQDEIESLLGKAAPAAPKKAESKAASKAAVTQPAPSSQPVSFGGQGIVPTIAPLPAPTEKVTTYDFKRPERVGKEQMRALQTMHEGFSRNYGAALSALLRTIVEVKLTSVDQLTYSEFVFSLENPTCFNLINAPPLEGQLILDINPSLLFPIIDRLLGGTADASNPARRPLTEIELRLASRVTSLFLNEIKIAWMNVIELSPEIDHVESNPQLVQIVPPNEVIVLISFELTIGDVRGMMNLCIPFNSIERIGGKLSANSWVTYSKKPSTPESVQQISDRLGHSIVELSVDLATSQISTADLVGLRVGDIITTEKDIHAPLVVSVEGRKKFHASPGAFKGRKAVQITEPIVERHVAVGKQAG from the coding sequence GTGTCCGACGAAGTCCTCAGCCAAGACGAGATCGAGAGCCTGCTCGGCAAGGCGGCCCCGGCTGCGCCGAAGAAGGCGGAGTCCAAAGCGGCGTCAAAAGCGGCCGTTACCCAGCCCGCGCCGTCTTCGCAGCCGGTCTCGTTCGGCGGCCAGGGGATTGTTCCGACAATCGCGCCGCTGCCGGCGCCGACCGAGAAGGTCACCACCTACGACTTCAAGCGTCCCGAGCGCGTCGGCAAAGAGCAGATGCGCGCGCTCCAGACGATGCACGAGGGTTTCAGCCGTAACTACGGCGCCGCCCTCTCGGCGTTGCTGCGAACCATCGTCGAGGTGAAGCTCACGAGCGTCGACCAACTCACCTACAGCGAGTTCGTCTTTAGCCTCGAGAACCCCACCTGCTTCAACCTGATCAACGCCCCGCCGCTCGAAGGTCAGTTGATCCTCGACATCAACCCGTCGCTGCTGTTCCCGATCATCGACCGCTTGCTCGGCGGCACGGCCGACGCGTCGAACCCCGCGCGGCGGCCGCTCACCGAGATCGAACTGCGTCTGGCGAGCCGCGTGACGTCGCTCTTCCTTAACGAGATCAAGATCGCGTGGATGAACGTGATCGAGCTCTCGCCGGAGATCGATCACGTCGAGAGCAACCCGCAGCTCGTGCAGATCGTGCCGCCGAACGAAGTGATCGTGCTAATCAGCTTCGAGCTGACGATCGGCGACGTCCGCGGCATGATGAACCTCTGCATCCCGTTCAACTCGATCGAGCGGATCGGCGGCAAGCTCAGCGCCAACAGCTGGGTCACTTACAGCAAGAAGCCTTCGACGCCGGAGTCGGTGCAGCAGATCAGCGACCGGTTGGGTCATTCGATCGTCGAGCTGTCGGTCGATCTGGCGACCTCGCAGATCTCAACGGCGGACCTCGTGGGCCTGCGAGTCGGCGACATCATCACAACCGAGAAAGACATCCACGCCCCACTGGTGGTGTCGGTCGAGGGCCGCAAGAAGTTCCACGCGTCGCCCGGCGCCTTCAAGGGCCGCAAAGCGGTGCAGATCACCGAGCCGATCGTCGAACGGCATGTCGCCGTCGGCAAACAGGCCGGCTGA
- a CDS encoding glutamate-5-semialdehyde dehydrogenase has translation MSLLDTPAVKDLAAYCRDVAQRAKRASAALATVLGEVKIAWLLRSAELLRASSERLAEANQLDLDAAPGYGLTDAAIDRLRLTPERIESIAAALEEVAALRDPIGAVIDSTVRPNGLRIDKVRAPLGVVFFIYESRPNVTADAAAICVKAGNAVILRGGKEAIHSSQAIVDLLAQAAQEIGLPEDAVQLVSTTDREAVGHFLSMNDFIDVAIPRGGEGLIRRVAAEATMPVIKHFDGNCHVYLDASADPEFAERITLNSKTHRYGVCNAAESLLVHADAAERLLPRVAKALTDAGVEVRGDERVRKLVPTAKPASEQDFGAEYLGPIISAAVVDSLEAAIDHINRYGSHHTDAIVTTDLASAQRFTAAVDSAAVVVNASTRFNDGGEFGLGAEIGISTDKFHARGPCGVDELTTYKYVVTGTGQIRG, from the coding sequence ATGTCCCTTCTCGACACCCCCGCCGTGAAAGACCTAGCCGCTTACTGCCGTGACGTCGCTCAGCGCGCCAAACGCGCCTCCGCCGCCCTCGCCACAGTGCTCGGCGAGGTGAAGATTGCGTGGCTGCTGCGGTCGGCCGAACTGCTCCGCGCCAGCTCAGAGCGGCTCGCCGAAGCGAACCAGCTCGACCTCGACGCGGCGCCGGGCTACGGCCTCACCGACGCCGCGATTGACCGCCTGCGGCTGACGCCCGAACGCATTGAGTCGATCGCTGCGGCGCTCGAAGAAGTGGCGGCGCTCCGCGACCCGATCGGCGCGGTGATCGACTCGACGGTGCGGCCCAATGGTCTGCGGATCGACAAGGTGCGGGCGCCGCTGGGCGTGGTTTTTTTCATCTACGAGTCGCGACCCAACGTCACCGCCGACGCCGCGGCGATTTGCGTGAAGGCGGGCAACGCCGTCATCCTCCGCGGCGGCAAGGAAGCGATCCATTCGTCGCAGGCGATCGTCGATCTGCTCGCCCAAGCCGCACAAGAGATCGGCCTCCCCGAAGACGCTGTGCAGCTAGTGAGCACCACCGACCGCGAGGCGGTGGGCCACTTCCTGTCGATGAACGACTTCATCGACGTGGCGATCCCGCGTGGCGGCGAGGGCCTCATCCGCCGCGTCGCGGCCGAGGCGACGATGCCTGTCATCAAGCACTTCGACGGCAACTGCCACGTCTACCTCGACGCGTCGGCCGACCCGGAGTTCGCCGAGCGGATCACGCTCAACAGCAAGACGCACCGTTACGGCGTCTGCAACGCGGCCGAGTCGCTGCTGGTGCACGCCGACGCCGCCGAGCGGCTGCTGCCCCGGGTCGCTAAGGCGCTAACGGACGCGGGCGTCGAGGTCCGCGGCGACGAGCGTGTCCGCAAGCTCGTGCCAACCGCGAAGCCGGCGAGCGAGCAAGACTTCGGCGCCGAGTACCTCGGGCCGATCATCTCCGCCGCAGTGGTCGATTCGCTCGAAGCGGCGATTGACCACATCAACCGCTACGGCTCGCACCACACCGACGCCATCGTCACAACCGACCTGGCCTCGGCCCAGCGGTTTACAGCCGCGGTGGATAGCGCTGCGGTCGTCGTCAATGCTAGCACCCGCTTCAACGACGGCGGCGAGTTCGGTCTCGGCGCCGAGATCGGCATCAGCACCGACAAGTTCCACGCCCGCGGCCCCTGCGGCGTCGACGAGTTGACGACGTACAAGTACGTGGTGACGGGGACGGGACAAATCAGAGGCTAG